In Nitrospira sp., the following are encoded in one genomic region:
- a CDS encoding YqgE/AlgH family protein, which yields MALVDITRSASFVGTFLLVSALAAQAQQAFSPASVEKGVLLVASPSLSDPNFHQTVLLIIEHGRGGTVGLILNRPTNVLLSEVLPDFTVLKRTPYRLFAGGPVKQTQLVLLFRLTQVLPDTRQIVAGIYVGTPRVLERIVTQPKPTETFRAFAGFAGWAPGQLEHEMLEGAWGILPSDVFNIFDKDPATLWPDSITRLQAPKTISHSSGPQDYFPLEHFQLSDFAAYGKGCRSCAEAISYKASSNMESEWWRSQRF from the coding sequence TTGGCTCTAGTTGACATCACAAGAAGCGCTTCCTTCGTCGGAACTTTCTTGCTCGTATCCGCGTTAGCGGCTCAGGCGCAGCAAGCGTTTTCGCCTGCATCCGTCGAGAAGGGTGTGCTCCTGGTAGCCAGTCCCTCGCTAAGCGATCCGAACTTCCACCAAACCGTCCTGCTCATTATCGAACACGGACGAGGCGGGACAGTCGGTCTTATTCTGAACCGTCCCACGAACGTACTCCTGTCCGAAGTCTTGCCGGATTTTACTGTACTGAAGCGCACCCCCTACCGATTGTTTGCCGGTGGACCGGTCAAGCAAACACAGCTGGTCCTGTTGTTCCGGCTCACGCAAGTCTTGCCTGATACGCGTCAGATCGTCGCCGGAATTTATGTGGGCACACCACGCGTGCTGGAACGCATCGTGACTCAACCTAAACCGACCGAAACATTTCGAGCGTTTGCCGGATTCGCCGGATGGGCACCTGGACAGCTCGAACATGAAATGCTTGAAGGAGCATGGGGTATCTTGCCGTCGGATGTGTTCAACATTTTCGACAAAGACCCGGCCACCCTCTGGCCGGACAGCATCACCCGTCTTCAGGCCCCCAAGACTATTTCCCATTCTTCAGGCCCCCAAGACTATTTCCCATTGGAGCATTTCCAATTGAGTGATTTTGCTGCGTATGGCAAGGGTTGCAGAAGCTGTGCAGAAGCTATATCGTACAAAGCATCCTCGAACATGGAATCCGAATGGTGGCGCTCTCAGCGATTTTGA
- a CDS encoding ATP-grasp fold amidoligase family protein: MFAIIRDSCPFSDTTWKFLDFSDEVGVVRPWVQEPKNLDGMLALAVKLSAGVCLVRVDFYNVKDLVYLAS; encoded by the coding sequence TTGTTCGCAATCATACGCGACAGCTGTCCCTTTTCTGACACGACATGGAAGTTTCTCGACTTCTCCGATGAGGTGGGAGTTGTACGACCTTGGGTACAAGAGCCGAAGAATCTTGACGGGATGCTGGCCCTCGCGGTGAAGCTGTCGGCTGGAGTCTGCCTTGTCCGCGTCGATTTCTACAACGTCAAGGACCTAGTCTATCTAGCGAGTTGA
- a CDS encoding ATP-grasp fold amidoligase family protein → MKQLTQPTWIAALRAGLRDTWLHDLVDQYRTIKRLVMRRSEGEAILLQRYARIHGKPLSLTNPQTFTEKLFWRMVTWNRGAMPSRFRRLTDKYAVRAHVARTIGKEYLIELLWQGDDPRTIPFARLPTEYVIKPNHSSGEVIIVRGEANREDIIRQVSGWLAKDYYWQAREYQYYGIPPRIVIEEYLTNEDGSPPLDYKVYSFNGVPELILVRNHTHDISPFFDKGWNLLDLSCEEGTPRPSIPEPAKLDEMLALAAKQSLGFGFVRVDFYNVLRRVYFSELTFTPAGGILKFSPDKWDIKLGEKWNLSLDR, encoded by the coding sequence TTGAAGCAGCTTACTCAACCAACATGGATCGCTGCGCTTCGTGCCGGGTTACGAGACACCTGGTTGCATGACCTCGTCGATCAATATCGGACCATCAAGCGCCTGGTCATGCGGCGGTCGGAAGGCGAGGCCATCCTGTTGCAGAGATATGCCCGGATCCATGGCAAACCACTTAGTCTGACGAATCCTCAGACCTTTACGGAGAAGCTGTTCTGGCGCATGGTCACTTGGAATCGGGGAGCCATGCCCTCACGGTTCCGACGGCTGACCGATAAGTATGCGGTGCGAGCCCATGTGGCGAGAACAATCGGCAAGGAGTATTTGATCGAGCTCTTATGGCAAGGCGACGACCCACGCACAATCCCGTTTGCCCGGCTCCCGACCGAGTATGTGATCAAGCCGAACCACTCTAGTGGAGAGGTGATCATTGTCCGAGGCGAGGCAAATCGCGAGGACATTATCCGTCAGGTGTCGGGGTGGTTGGCCAAAGATTATTATTGGCAGGCCCGTGAGTATCAATATTATGGGATTCCACCCAGGATCGTGATTGAGGAATACCTGACCAATGAGGATGGGAGTCCACCGCTTGACTATAAAGTCTATTCTTTTAATGGCGTACCGGAGCTTATTCTTGTTCGTAACCATACACACGATATTTCCCCATTTTTTGACAAGGGATGGAATCTGCTTGACCTCTCCTGTGAGGAAGGCACACCACGACCCTCGATACCAGAACCGGCGAAACTGGACGAGATGCTGGCGCTTGCCGCAAAACAATCTCTCGGGTTCGGATTCGTCCGTGTGGATTTCTACAACGTCTTGCGGCGCGTGTATTTTAGCGAGCTGACATTCACCCCAGCTGGAGGGATTCTAAAATTTAGTCCTGACAAATGGGATATAAAGCTCGGTGAAAAGTGGAACCTGAGCTTGGATCGCTGA